A part of Synchiropus splendidus isolate RoL2022-P1 chromosome 19, RoL_Sspl_1.0, whole genome shotgun sequence genomic DNA contains:
- the drc3 gene encoding dynein regulatory complex subunit 3, which produces MDRFCHEEAEFILMDENILRMAVAEQNSKDKTRRASKIEGIHFEEVLQLHVEYKDILNIDNLWGFTSLTKLELNNNCIAKIEGLDGLVHLQWLNLSFNKIEKLEGLHRLHKLEFLNLTSNRISVIENMNCLEELKLFSIAHNCIDQVETILHLRKLKNLRTLNVFGNPLLMECDYKLFIAAHFPNLMYLDYRVLTQEAKAEGAMKYLISIEKIKSQERLVEVERRQEAELQLHKDAFVEFLSDSQLFNEMFRDDPEVDKIRNIPGVVTVVETFGKEVVELCCQIFKLGLAEHQKRDEEVKLFFRIQTETENQYQQKAAGILGEFELQQQKMTSEIQQTSDSEIQKVKLESSNHQINVLQKELTALEFEMSSQLESNAKRFDNNMTDMVSNFSETVQGIFAQCRDLENNYYKQVQEVAVAAIEAAAQDALEDIVLDDFREIFLDKEILIDVLATSHDNHLTKINDRESELVTRLNAWKGTLIKKIQEDAQRWNSTRISDIERYVDYLRKQADAIYNLS; this is translated from the exons ATGGACAGGTTTTGCCATGAAGAAGCAGAGTTTATTTTAATGGATGAGAATATTCTGCGGATGGCAGTAGCTGAGCAAAATTCAAAAGATAAAACTCGTCGTGCGTCCAAGATAGAGGGAATCCATTTTGAAGAAGTCCTTCAACTACATGTCGAGTATAAAG ACATCCTTAACATTGACAACTTGTGGGGCTTCACATCACTCACCAAGCTGGAGCTGAACAACAACTGCATCGCGAAGATCGAGGGCCTGGATGGGCTGGTTCATTTACAATGGCTGA ATTTGTCTTTCAACAAAATCGAGAAACTTGAGGGCCTGCACCGTCTGCACAAGCTGGAGTTTCTGAATTTGACTTCAAACAGAATCTCAGTGATTGAAAACATGAACTGCCTTGAGGAACTGAAACTTTTCTCCATCGCACACAACTGTATTGATCAAGTGGAGACT ATTCTTCATCTGAGAAAACTGAAGAACCTGAGGACGCTGAATGTCTTTGGCAATCCATTACTGATGGAGTGCGATTACAAGTTATTCATTGCTGCCCACTTCCCAAACCTGATGTACCTGGACTATAGAGTTCTCACTCAGGAGGCC AAAGCAGAGGGCGCCATGAAATACTTAATCTCTatagagaaaataaaatctcaaGAAAGGCTTGTGGAGGTTGAGAGGAGACAAGAGGCCGAACTACAGCTGCACAAG GATGCTTTTGTGGAATTCCTGAGTGACTCCCAGCTCTTCAACGAAATGTTCAGAGATGATCCTGAAGTCGATAAAATTCGCAACATTCCTGGAGTGGTGACTGTGGTGGAAAC ATTTGGAAAAGAGGTGGTGGAGTTATGCTGTCAGATATTTAAACTGGGCTTGGCCGAGCATCAAAAACGAGATGAGGAGGTGAAGCTATTCTTCAGAATTcagactgaaactgaaaaccaATACCAACAGAAAGCTGCTGGAATATTGGGAGAGTTTGAGctgcaacaacaaaaa ATGACTTCCGAGATACAGCAGACCTCGGACTCAGAAATACAAAAAGTCAAACTTGAATCCAGCAACCATCAAATCAACGTCCTCCAGAAGGAACTAACAGCACTGGAGTTTGAGATGTCCAGCCAGTTGGAG AGCAATGCCAAAAGGTTTGACAATAACATGACAGACATGGTCAGCAATTTCAGCGAAACAGTTCAAGGGATAT TCGCTCAGTGCCGGGATCTAGAAAACAACTACTACAAGCAGGTCCAAGAAGTTGCTGTGGCCGCCATTGAAGCAGCTGCACAGGATGCTTTGGAGGACATTGTTCTCGATGACTTTAGGGAG ATTTTCCTTGACAAAGAGATATTGATCGATGTGCTTGCCACAAGCCACGACAACCATCTGACCAAGATCAATGACCGGGAGTCGGAACTGGTGACGCGTCTGAATGCCTGGAAAGGGACTCTTATCAAAAAG ATACAAGAGGACGCTCAGAGGTGGAACTCCACTCGCATTTCAGACATTGAGAGATATGTGGACTATTTGAGGAAGCAGGCAGACGCTATATACAATTTGTCTTGA
- the gid4 gene encoding glucose-induced degradation protein 4 homolog, protein MTIAGVRSLARNMPVRVESRSPSDPACKSPASLTPPAPIHAQQPGVATSLLYSGAQFFGSQKSKGNSYDVEVVLQHVSIEDSYLCGYLKIKGLTEEYPTLTTFFAGEIISQKRPFLTRKWDADEDVDRKHWGKFQSFYKYAKSFNSDDFDYEALSNSDYIFMRWKEQFLVPDHTIKDISGASFAGFYYICFQKSTATIEGYYYHRSSEWYQSLNLSHVQEHSMPIYEFR, encoded by the exons ATGACGATAGCTGGCGTCCGTTCGCTAGCGCGCAACATGCCTGTCAGAGTTGAGAGTCGCAGCCCGAGCGATCCGGCCTGCAAATCCCCGGCCTCTCTTACTCCCCCTGCCCCGATACACGCTCAGCAGCCCGGGGTGGCGACGTCGCTACTGTACAGTGGGGCTCAGTTCTTCGGTTCGCAGAAGAGCAAGGGGAACTCCTATGACGTTGAAGTTGTTCTGCAG caTGTAAGTATAGAGGACTCGTATCTTTGTGGATATTTGAAAATCAAAGGTTTGACGGAG GAGTACCCGACCCTCACCACGTTCTTCGCAGGAGAAATCATTAGCCAGAAGAGACCGTTTTTAACAAGAAAGTGGGACGCAGATGAAGATGTGGACCGGAAACACTGG GGCAAGTTCCAGTCATTTTACAAATACGCCAAAAGCTTTAACTCAGATGACTTTGACTATGAGGCGCTGAGCAACAGTGATTATATCTTCATGAGGTGGAAG GAGCAGTTTTTAGTTCCGGACCACACTATCAAAGACATAAGCGGAGCCTCGTTCGCTGGATTTTACTACATCTGTTTCCAAAAATCCACGGCCACTATTGAGGGCTATTATTATCACAGAAGCTCTGAGTG GTACCAGTCTCTGAACCTCAGCCACGTCCAGGAGCACAGCATGCCCATTTACGAATTCCGCTGA
- the LOC128751251 gene encoding dynein regulatory complex subunit 3-like isoform X2, whose protein sequence is MDKFFHKAEPILMDEELLRTVVVEQSTRDQLGRVSKVDDMTFDEVLQLKLSYRNLLNIDNLWEFTSLTKIELNNNCIKKIEGLDHLVHLQWLNLSFNSIEKIEGLNSLRKLEFLNLTANKIKVIENMDSLEKLSLLSIAFNCIDKFEIVLYLRKLKKLKTLNINGNPFPTTENYKLYIAAHFPNLMYLDYRTLTDKTKNEAFLKYQVAIEKLKSKEELEEAEHRQEADLQLHRDAFVEYLNGSYLYKDMLKDDQEADKIYALPGVAALHDTFESKIVDFCNQMFHLGLAEHRKRERELNLFLRGQTEAEKHYQEKASEMLAEFEHRHQEMLVELQQTDDAATLKTKFDQYNEEIDALQKQLMALEFQMVTQLEEIIEKFDINMSEMVSHFRDMMQSIFAQCRDLEDNYYKQVVVVAVAAVEAASSDGLDDVLDDMRESLLDKEVLTDALANSHDNHLFKINDRETELVNRLNAWRASLMKKIQDDIQKWDSIRISDIERYVDYLKKQLEAVL, encoded by the exons ATGGATAAATTTTTTCACAAGGCAGAACCCATTTTAATGGATGAAGAGCTCCTGCGGACGGTGGTGGTGGAGCAGAGCACCAGAGATCAGCTTGGTCGTGTCTCAAAGGTCGATGATATGACTTTTGATGAGGTTCTTCAGCTGAAACTGTCGTACAGAA ACCTGCTGAACATTGACAACCTGTGGGAATTCACATCACTGACCAAGATAGAGTTGAATAACAACTGCATAAAGAAGATTGAGGGTCTGGACCACTTGGTTCATCTCCAGTGGCTGA ATTTATCATTTAACAGCATTGAGAAAATCGAAGGCCTAAATTCGCTCCGGAAGCTGGAGTTCCTTAATTTGACGGCAAACAAAATCAAAGTGATTGAAAACATGGACTCGCTGGAGAAACTCAGCCTCCTCTCCATCGCATTCAACTGCATCGACAAATTTGAAATT GTGCTTTATCTGAGAAAACTAAAGAAGCTGAAGACACTCAACATTAACGGAAATCCCTTCCCCACCACGGAAAACTACAAGTTATACATTGCAGCCCACTTTCCGAACTTGATGTACCTGGACTATAGAACGCTCACCGATAAGACC AAAAACGAGGCTTTTCTCAAATACCAAGTTGCAATTGAGAAACTCAAATCTAAAGAAGAACTTGAGGAAGCCGAGCACAGACAGGAGGCGGACCTACAGCTGCACAGG GATGCATTTGTGGAGTACCTGAATGGCTCTTACCTCTACAAGGACATGTTAAAAGACGATCAAGAGGCAGACAAAATATACGCCCTGCCTGGGGTGGCTGCTCTTCATGACACAT TTGAGAGCAAGATAGTGGACTTCTGCAACCAGATGTTTCACTTGGGCCTCGCGGAGCATCGAAAGCGAGAAAGGGAGTTGAACTTGTTTCTCAGAGGTCAGACTGAAGCGGAGAAACACTATCAAGAAAAAGCATCGGAAATGTTGGCGGAATTTGAGCATCGACACCAAGAG ATGCTCGTGGAGTTGCAGCAGACTGATGATGCAGCAACGCTGAAGACCAAATTCGATCAATACAATGAGGAAATCGACGCACTCCAGAAACAGTTGATGGCACTGGAGTTCCAGATGGTCACCCAGTTAGAG GAAATCATTGAGAAGTTTGACatcaacatgtcagaaatggtCAGCCATTTTAGAGATATGATGCAGTCAATAT ttgctcAGTGTCGTGATCTGGAAGATAACTATTACAAGCAGGTAGTCGTGGTCGCCGTAGCTGCAGTGGAAGCAGCCTCCAGTGACGGATTGGACGATGTTCTGGATGATATGAGAGAg TCTCTCTTGGACAAAGAGGTGTTGACGGACGCCCTGGCCAACAGCCATGACAATCATTTATTCAAGATAAATGACAGAGAGACTGAGTTGGTGAACCGGCTTAACGCCTGGAGGGCCAGTCTCATGAAAAAG ATTCAAGATGACATTCAAAAGTGGGATTCCATACGGATCTCAGACATTGAGAGATATGTGGACTATCTGAAGAAGCAGCTCGAAGCCGTGTTGTGA
- the noxo1a gene encoding NADPH oxidase organizer 1a has translation MERFPLSVQVIGVMHKEKTKMYMTSVLWTDQNDIVVYRTLKEFWKMHKQLKKEFPPANKLKKSDRILPKFRAVRMRSGPKKGPAKSLHRLTLLQKYCDQLLTCDPRVSQSADLIRFFHPKDQDLQPDFPKNSVIIMPSEVDTSVSSPGGNVTDPFITETYRCVASYETKDTRNKPFKVAADEKVDVLIKDKAGWWLVEKEDKRMAWFPAPYLEKVGDDGEDMDELSERGTYTVVKNYTATKDDELTVSMGSNVEVLQKSDNGWWLIRYNGQAGYIPTMYLKPYSFPHVRMAAHKDHRAPSPLLLTPPYQQHSQHLSRSQGDLLQLPPLSSSSPHMWSNYRSHSMEVLSKPSPPAAPARSLAPPPAIRVDRVEDERSGSDDSFTSADFSLSSSSASSSFNLSPTTEALPVSKTPPPILNTHLSPMHGQEGRMVSSVSDPNVYKAAASPKVPPRPQAQEILTRCSTVTRKNASKGNLSPSGTEIQSR, from the exons ATGGAGCGGTTTCCACTCAGCGTGCAGGTGATCGGAGTCATGCACAAAGAGAAGACAAAA atgtACATGACCTCGGTTCTGTGGACCGACCAGAACGACATTGTAGTTTACAGAACTTTGAAGGAATTTTGGAAAATGCAT AAACAGCTGAAGAAAGAATTCCCACCTGCAAataaactgaaaaagtcggaCAGAATCCTCCCGAAATTCCGTG CGGTTAGGATGAGAAGTGGCCCCAAAAAAGGCCCGGCAAAGTCCCTCCATCGTCTTACACTGCTGCAGAAATACTGCGACCAACTTCTGACCTGCGACCCGAGGGTCAGCCAGTCTGCTGACCTCATCCGGTTCTTCCACCCTAAAGATCAAGATCTGCAGCCTGATTTCCCCAAGAACAG TGTCATCATCATGCCATCTGAGGTTGACACCAGCGTCAGTAGTCCGGGAGGGAACGTGACCGACCCCTTTATCACCGAGACGTACCGCTGCGTGGCCTCATACGAGACCAAAGACACCAGGAACAAACCCTTCAAAGTGGCTGCCGATGAGAAGGTGGACGTGCTGATAAAAGATAAAGCTG GATGGTGGCTGGTGGAAAAGGAGGACAAACGCATGGCATGGTTTCCTGCACCGTACCTGGAGAAGGTGGGGGACGATGGAGAAGACATGGATGAGCTGTCGGAGAGAG GAACGTACACGGTGGTGAAGAACTACACAGCCACCAAAGATGACGAGCTGACCGTCTCCATGGGGTCAAACGTGGAGGTGCTGCAGAAGTCCGACAACGGCTGGTGGCTCATCAG ATACAATGGTCAGGCTGGTTACATCCCCACGATGTACCTGAAGCCCTACAGCTTCCCCCACGTCCGGATGGCGGCCCACAAAGACCACCGCGCCCCCTCCCCTCTTCTGCTCACGCCTCCCTACCAGCAACACTCGCAGCATCTCAGCCGCTCTCAAGGggatctcctgcagctccccCCTCtgagctcctcctccccccatATGTGGAGCAACTACCGGTCTCACTCTATGGAAGTCCTGTCCAAAccgtctcctccagctgctcctgccaGGAGCTTAGCTCCGCCTCCCGCCATCAGGGTGGACAGAGTGGAGGACGAGCGAAGCGGAAGCGACGACAGCTTCACCAGCGCCGACTTCAGCCTCAGCAGCTCTTCCGCCAGTTCCTCCTTCAATCTGAGCCCCACCACAGAGGCCTTGCCCGTCAGTAAGACCCCACCCCCCATTCTGAACACACATCTCTCACCCATGCACGGACAGGAGGGGAGGATGGTGTCCAGCGTCTCTGACCCGAACGTCTACAAGGCAGCCGCGTCACCCAAGGTGCCCCCGAGACCACAAGCCCAGGAGATCCTCACCCGCTGCTCCACCGTGACTCGGAAAAATGCCTCCAAAGGAAATCTCTCACCCTCTGGAACTGAGATTCAGAGTCGATGA
- the LOC128751251 gene encoding dynein regulatory complex subunit 3-like isoform X1 has translation MDKFFHKAEPILMDEELLRTVVVEQSTRDQLGRVSKVDDMTFDEVLQLKLSYRNLLNIDNLWEFTSLTKIELNNNCIKKIEGLDHLVHLQWLNLSFNSIEKIEGLNSLRKLEFLNLTANKIKVIENMDSLEKLSLLSIAFNCIDKFEIVLYLRKLKKLKTLNINGNPFPTTENYKLYIAAHFPNLMYLDYRTLTDKTKNEAFLKYQVAIEKLKSKEELEEAEHRQEADLQLHRDAFVEYLNGSYLYKDMLKDDQEADKIYALPGVAALHDTYPFLLHVFFGSILCLLLVNFHFLHPTFTFESKIVDFCNQMFHLGLAEHRKRERELNLFLRGQTEAEKHYQEKASEMLAEFEHRHQEMLVELQQTDDAATLKTKFDQYNEEIDALQKQLMALEFQMVTQLEEIIEKFDINMSEMVSHFRDMMQSIFAQCRDLEDNYYKQVVVVAVAAVEAASSDGLDDVLDDMRESLLDKEVLTDALANSHDNHLFKINDRETELVNRLNAWRASLMKKIQDDIQKWDSIRISDIERYVDYLKKQLEAVL, from the exons ATGGATAAATTTTTTCACAAGGCAGAACCCATTTTAATGGATGAAGAGCTCCTGCGGACGGTGGTGGTGGAGCAGAGCACCAGAGATCAGCTTGGTCGTGTCTCAAAGGTCGATGATATGACTTTTGATGAGGTTCTTCAGCTGAAACTGTCGTACAGAA ACCTGCTGAACATTGACAACCTGTGGGAATTCACATCACTGACCAAGATAGAGTTGAATAACAACTGCATAAAGAAGATTGAGGGTCTGGACCACTTGGTTCATCTCCAGTGGCTGA ATTTATCATTTAACAGCATTGAGAAAATCGAAGGCCTAAATTCGCTCCGGAAGCTGGAGTTCCTTAATTTGACGGCAAACAAAATCAAAGTGATTGAAAACATGGACTCGCTGGAGAAACTCAGCCTCCTCTCCATCGCATTCAACTGCATCGACAAATTTGAAATT GTGCTTTATCTGAGAAAACTAAAGAAGCTGAAGACACTCAACATTAACGGAAATCCCTTCCCCACCACGGAAAACTACAAGTTATACATTGCAGCCCACTTTCCGAACTTGATGTACCTGGACTATAGAACGCTCACCGATAAGACC AAAAACGAGGCTTTTCTCAAATACCAAGTTGCAATTGAGAAACTCAAATCTAAAGAAGAACTTGAGGAAGCCGAGCACAGACAGGAGGCGGACCTACAGCTGCACAGG GATGCATTTGTGGAGTACCTGAATGGCTCTTACCTCTACAAGGACATGTTAAAAGACGATCAAGAGGCAGACAAAATATACGCCCTGCCTGGGGTGGCTGCTCTTCATGACACATATCCTTTTCTGCTGCATGTTTTCTTTGGTTCAATATTGTGTTTACTGCTTGtaaattttcatttccttcaccCCACGTTTACATTTGAGAGCAAGATAGTGGACTTCTGCAACCAGATGTTTCACTTGGGCCTCGCGGAGCATCGAAAGCGAGAAAGGGAGTTGAACTTGTTTCTCAGAGGTCAGACTGAAGCGGAGAAACACTATCAAGAAAAAGCATCGGAAATGTTGGCGGAATTTGAGCATCGACACCAAGAG ATGCTCGTGGAGTTGCAGCAGACTGATGATGCAGCAACGCTGAAGACCAAATTCGATCAATACAATGAGGAAATCGACGCACTCCAGAAACAGTTGATGGCACTGGAGTTCCAGATGGTCACCCAGTTAGAG GAAATCATTGAGAAGTTTGACatcaacatgtcagaaatggtCAGCCATTTTAGAGATATGATGCAGTCAATAT ttgctcAGTGTCGTGATCTGGAAGATAACTATTACAAGCAGGTAGTCGTGGTCGCCGTAGCTGCAGTGGAAGCAGCCTCCAGTGACGGATTGGACGATGTTCTGGATGATATGAGAGAg TCTCTCTTGGACAAAGAGGTGTTGACGGACGCCCTGGCCAACAGCCATGACAATCATTTATTCAAGATAAATGACAGAGAGACTGAGTTGGTGAACCGGCTTAACGCCTGGAGGGCCAGTCTCATGAAAAAG ATTCAAGATGACATTCAAAAGTGGGATTCCATACGGATCTCAGACATTGAGAGATATGTGGACTATCTGAAGAAGCAGCTCGAAGCCGTGTTGTGA